AACGTAACTTGTCAAAACAAAATGATACTAGGGACACTAGTGACAGTGACGTTAGTGACACTTACAAACTCCCTgcaatcaaaataacaaaatttatcaTTTATCGCCTAACCTTCAATATATATTAcaatgaaaattaaaataaatgtgacgTATTATCCGGTACAAGCTGAACTTTGCAAGTATATGCTGAGTAAAGGTGCTCACATGGCAGAGTGAAAATTGATAACAGAACAAATCAGCTATAACAATGAGGAACAGCAAATATCACTGTGCTACCAGCGTTGAGGCTTCATTTCCGCGTGCCTCGATTTGGAAGAACCCTGCGTGCTGCTGCTGCGGAAGTTGCATTGGCAGCGCTAGGCAGCACGGGTTCACCGCTGGCCTCGCCACCAACACTCGCAGTGGACTTTTGGGCGGCCCCATTGGCATCAGAGGGCATGGGCAGTGCACGAAGCTCGTccatagttgttattttatgTCGTGAACCATCTGGGCATACTACAACAATACGGCCATCGCTGGTCCAACTACCTTTGACTCCGTAGATACCCCTGGCCTCAAGATACACCGCATGCCGGGTATTTGTTAGAAATTCTGATAAAGTGAAGCCAGACCCTTTAAGGAGCTTCTTGGCAGCCCACACAACATCCCGGGTTCTGGAGCAGGAAAACTTCATTAATATTGCCCTAGGTTTGGAAGCCGCTTTGTTTTTACCAAGTCGGTGGCAACTAACAAATGAGTTAGTTGTGATGTCACTCAGCTGAAGCCTATTTTGACAAATGTCTGTCACTTTAGATGGGACTATCTCACCCTCAGCCTCCGGGACTCCGTGTAGCAATAGTATTCCAGCCCAAGAGCGCGTCTCCATCTCCTCCAAAGTCTTCAAGACTATATCCATTTGATTCTGCAGGCCCGAGACCTTTTTTCCTATAAAATCTTTGAAGCTGTTGAAGTCGTCCGGGACTGCCGGAGGTGCTGGTGCCTGAGTGGAAATGGAGTTCTCAAAAGTAGCCATCCGTGCATTGAAAAACTCCTTCATACTGTTCATTTCCTTTTGGAGTTGTGACAGGAGATCCATGACTGTTTGTGTTGTGCTTGACAGTGACTTGCAGTTATGTGCTTATGTGTGAGAATATTGTAGAGAAAACAGCTGCTAACTGCACTGAGGTGAGGTATTAACATATTTGAAACTTTTTATGTTCAAAATTGTTgtctaattatttaaataaaataaaattcgccaGCAAAATTCAAATACGTGTTTCTACTTCGcctacttcttttttttttactttattggcTATAAACAAATAATTCAGATTTTATTTCGTATGACTAACCATTTCAGAGGCTTGGCTATGAGACCGCGTCTTATCATGGTTACGAGCTATAAGGATTGCGATGGAGCACGACGATGTTGTACCTGCAGCCATACTCCAACAGCCTAACTTAGCGAAATCAATTAGTTATCGGTTAGCTGGACGAAACCTGTTCTCGTTCATAGGTGCATGTTAaattgtacctacattaaatgcTATTTCTTCAGCAGTGTAACAAACAATTTTTTGCCACAGTTAACCATACCCCATCTCTCTAACCATAGCGTATTTTGAATATTGTTACTGTAATGTCTTCATGCAGTATTATggtctttaaacataaaatataaccATAAATCTCAGTACCTATAGTTATATCATTCATTGCCTTGGTAAGATGTTAAGTCTCGGGCAaaactcaatataattttttgaatgatatAACTACAGAGCCTCTACCATCAGTTGCCTGAGTATTTCTCACTTACTTTATGTGAATAAACGTGCCTTATGTCACGTTTTACGTTTCTTTACGGTCTAATGTGCCTAACTTCACTCCACTAGAAacgatgctgtccctttctaagtatactaaaaaacagtgcaagaattatatcggaggattgtacagcgcccctaggagtcacctaaagaactaaatatcaaagtaacctaccgaaaacatcgaagtttgcaaattgcgggcatctttctctgtcagtctaattactccttaattagagtaaaagagaagcatgcccgcatattgcgaactgtgaaatgttttagctgtttctatggtttctaatagggtgatcaaaaacataaatgtgaaatgagagccaagtccaatatttagaatatgcctcggtgttgattttgcggaaaaaagaattgatatctatatgggtgccaagttctagttcgcttgtgatgtaattaaagttcaggattttacttgactcgtttttacgtacacgctatattatatttgtctatgttacttttttatgaatttagtttgttggtataaaaactagacaagacaaatcctgaactttaatttcatcccaagcgaactaggacttgcacccagggtaattcgccagtgactGGCCAGCTGGCCACCTTAAACTAATGTAACGTGACTGTTAATATTGCACTGGCAACACTTTGCTAGCTTAATTCATAGTGAACGAATAGCTACGACACAACCGGTCGGTCACGGTTGACAGTTGACACTTCGGAACGAGACGTCTTCGCGTAAGGTTGGtgacattttgaatatttatgtatttgcttTGAATCGTTgaatattttgtacaataaacaTTTGATTCGTTACTTGTTGTTTAAAACTATCTTTACCTTGAAAATATCGTAACATATCAGAAGTAGGGATCGCTgcgaaaaaaataaacaaactttTCGTACGTACCACGCCACTAGCTCGAACGTTATTGAAttcaaattaagaaaaaaatagtagCTATACCAAAAATATGTGCGAAAACAGaaagaatttaaataattagaCATATTAAGTaccgtttattttaaaaataatccgTCAGTGAACTGATGCAAATGGATTTCAAATTTGAAACCTACCGACatcattgaatttttttttggaaacgtTGAGTAATTGCTAAAATATAAGTGAAATAtcaaagaaataataatataatatgaatttagtgtttttagtaataaaaataatacattttaaagcaGATGAACATGGATTAAAGAAAAACGGtcgataatttttattttttttattacttcaaatatcgataaaatacaaaaatatagttAACAATGGATagaataaatatacttatatacacTAATTACAATTAATCGTGAAAATAAACAGACATGGATTGGATGAATgtggatttaaaataaaaataacattttacaataaCGTGCTTTTTGTGACATACCCTcattaataataattgaaatacataattaattatcttATTCCGACCTAAGTCTATCTAACATAAGACTGAAAAATCGATTCCACTGACTTTTATGTGCTgctaatttcattgttttaagGATTTCCAACTTTCAAGGGCTGACATAAATACATCTGAGTTTCAGAAAATGAGTGACGAAGATACTGAAAGAAAGCGGCCTGGAGGCTCCCGACGCAGCCGTGGGCGCAGTCGCTGTGATGATCGGAGTACGCGTACGCGACATACCCGCAGCCGCAGCCGCAGCCTACGCAGACCCCGCAACTCATTGACACGGCCAAGTCGCAGTCGCAGTCGTCGTGATGTTCGCGCTTCGCGGACGAGGCCTAGCCGCAGTCGCAGTCGTCGCCGAAGTTCGAGCGTCGGCAGCACTGAATCACTGCGAGAGCGAGAGCGGGAGCTCATACGAAAAAGAGAACAGCTCAAGATTCTTGAAAGTGAGGTACGTTGCAAACGTTCACGAATAAACGACGAGCGTGAAGTGCGTTCTTTACCATCATTGCGTGCCTCACGTGGCCAAGCCCGTAGCAAAAATACGCCACGAAAACGCCGTCATATTCGTGATCGTTGCCTAACAACACCTGCTAAGGAACGCAGCCCTGACTTTGATGGAAATACAAATGAGAAGCATAAATCAACATCAAGTTTTTTTGACGAGTttgtaaaactattaaaatcaaagacTGGGCATAGCGAATCGTTTTCAGGCTCGAGTTTAAATAATGTCATACCTGAGTTTGACCCTATGTCAAAAGAGCAGACAATAAATGTCTGGCTCGATAAAGTCGAGGAATGCTCAGAAATTTACAACTGGAACGACAAACAAACGATTCACTACGCCCTGCCAAAACTTACTGGACTTGCGAAAACCTGGTATCAGGGTCTACCCTCAATTAAGCATACATGGACTGAGTGGAAAGAATTATTAAGAGAATCATTTCCAGCCACTGAAAATTATGCTGAATTATTAACCGATATGCTTAATAGACGGGTACGCCCTGGGGAATCATTTGAGATGTATTACTTTGCAAAAATTAATCTTTTAAATAGATGTAAGATATTTGGAAAGCAAGCTGTGGACTGTTTACTTTACGCTATTGATGACAGAGGTGTGCGCGTAGGCGCCCAAGCAGCTAAATTTGATAAACCTGAAGATGTACTTGAattctttaaaactataaaatctAATAATAGAAATCAATTAGATAATGCAAATAATACGAACCGCGATAGGCGTCCAGGTAACACAAATAGTTATTCATCAAAGCCTGGTAATGTTAACGGTAGCGCAACTAAAAGTAATGGCCAGAAGGAAACTATTAAGTGCTTTAATTGTCAGGGTGTGGGACATCCTAGTTTTAAATGTCCCAAACCCCTATTAAAGTGTACTACTTGTAACTTTATTGGTCATGATTCTCTACATTGCACAAAAACCAAAGAAAATCCACCTAAGGAGAAAAGTGTTCTTAGAGTTTCAGTGTCTGAGAATACTAGCGACAAATATAAGATTCTAATAAATGTAAACGGTATCCCCATTCCGTGCCAAGTAGACCTAGGAAGTGAGGCTACTCTCATTCAGAAAAATGCTGCCTTGCAATTGGGTATTACTTGGAAGGAAGCGACAGGTCCTTACCTGACAGGCCTAGGTAACGTCCCATACTTACCATTGGGTTTTACTTTAGCTGATATACAGGTTCAGGGCATTTTAGAAAGGAATGTAGAGGTATTTATAGTGGATGACCATTTAATGAAATGTAACGTCCTACTTGGCCATAGTTACACGGAGAGACCTACGTTGACGATTATTAAGACTCCGAGAGAATTGAAGTTTGAACGAACAAAACATATAGATGATATAAAAGTTGAGTTAAATACGGCTTGTGATGTTTCCATCGATGTAGGTGAATTGATATCTGTCCCAGTAAAGTCTAACATTTCTTGTCATGGCAATTTTTATGTGAATGGGTCGGTTAGGGGTCCCGTTGGGCAAGAATACTATCTTATGCCAGGTGAATACCAAG
This genomic window from Cydia amplana chromosome Z, ilCydAmpl1.1, whole genome shotgun sequence contains:
- the LOC134661443 gene encoding uncharacterized protein LOC134661443, with the protein product MDLLSQLQKEMNSMKEFFNARMATFENSISTQAPAPPAVPDDFNSFKDFIGKKVSGLQNQMDIVLKTLEEMETRSWAGILLLHGVPEAEGEIVPSKVTDICQNRLQLSDITTNSFVSCHRLGKNKAASKPRAILMKFSCSRTRDVVWAAKKLLKGSGFTLSEFLTNTRHAVYLEARGIYGVKGSWTSDGRIVVVCPDGSRHKITTMDELRALPMPSDANGAAQKSTASVGGEASGEPVLPSAANATSAAAARRVLPNRGTRK